GCCTTGGGCTAATCAGTCGTTACCCAGGTAATAGGGTGCTCTGTTGGAGGTGACTAGCGAATTTTTTCCTGAAACTGAAGATGTTTTTATAGAAAGTGACGGGCATTACGAGTTGGAAGTGATCGAAGAATCGCAGTACCAAAGGCATCTTAAAGTTCTATCTGAACGCTACTCGAAAAATGGTGGCGATAGAGAGTTGATAGCAAAATTGCATTATGAAAACACTAATCCGCACGACAAAGAGGCGATTAGGGTTGTGATAGATGGTAGGACTGTCGGTTACCTTTCGAGTAAGGGTGCAAGATTATTCAGGAAGCGAATTGAAAAAGTGAGACCGGAAGGAATAATTATTTCCTGTAACGCCGAGATCGTTGGTGGTAAAAGAGTCGGGCTTTTTAAAAAAACAGATTTCGGTGTATGGCTCGACTTGCCGATTAGGAAATTGTAGTAGAAGAACGAATACATCGCCATTCGACTACTAGTCTTTGTAGGGATTGGAAATCAAGCCCTCCCGAAGGGAATAATTAATTCTTGCGAAAGTCCCTGATTGGCCGAAGATTGCCTCTCGTCTGGGCTTTGTGAGGGTGTGCTTACGAGAAAGCAGAACCTTGGAATCC
This Gammaproteobacteria bacterium DNA region includes the following protein-coding sequences:
- a CDS encoding HIRAN domain-containing protein — encoded protein: MEVTSEFFPETEDVFIESDGHYELEVIEESQYQRHLKVLSERYSKNGGDRELIAKLHYENTNPHDKEAIRVVIDGRTVGYLSSKGARLFRKRIEKVRPEGIIISCNAEIVGGKRVGLFKKTDFGVWLDLPIRKL